One Synechococcus sp. Nb3U1 genomic window, AGTTCCCCTCATCCTTGGAATCCATGGCCGCAAAGGGGAGGGCAAAACCTTTCAATGTGACTTGATCTTTGAGCGCATGAAGGTTCATGCCATCCATATTTCTGGCGGAGAACTGGAAAGCCCTGATGCCGGGGATCCCGCCCGTATGATCCGCTTGCGCTACCGAGAAGCAGGTGAGCATATCCGCAAATTTGGCCAATTGGCCACCCTGATGATCAACGACTTGGATGCCGGTGCAGGCCGCCTGAACGCCATGACCCAGTACACCGTCAATACGCAACTGGTCAGCGCCACCCTGATGAACATCGCCGACAACCCCACCAACGTGCAGCTCCCCGGCAGCTACGATGCCAAACCCCTCCCCAGAGTGCCGATCATCGTCACAGGCAACGACTTTTCCACCCTCTATGCCCCCCTCATCCGCGATGGTCGCATGAGCAAGTTTTATTGGGATCCCAGCCGAGAGGATCGCATCAACATCGTGCAGGGTATCTTTCAATCCGATGGGTTATCTTCCGGTCAAATTGAGCGCTTGGTGGATACCTTTCCTGAACAAGCCATCGACTTTTTCGGGGCCTTACGCTCACAAATTTATGATGAACAAGTGTGGCACTTTATCCAACAGGTGGGCCTAGAAGGAATTTCCTTCCGTCTGCTCAAAAGCAAAGAAGGAGCTCCCAGCTTCCCGCCACCCCAATTTTCCCTAGAACAGTTGATTCAATTTGGCCAACAGCTCAAAACCCAACAACAACAGGTGGAAAACCGCCGTCTCTCCGAAGAGTATCTCGGCCTCAAGCGACCCTCTGCTCAAGAGCATTCTCTACCGCCGAGTTCCCTCAAGACTCAACCCTCCCCCTTCAATCCTTCTTCTGTCAAACAGAACCTTGAATTGCCCCCAGAAGTGGAAAGCCAAATTCGACAGATATTGGCACAAGGCTACGAAATCCAGGTGGAACACGTGGACAAACGGCGCTACCGAGTCAATTCCTGGCAAAGCTGCGGAGCAGCACATCTGAAAGAATGGCCCCAAACCCGCGAAGTCGTTGAGCAGTGCCTGAGCCATTTTCCAGGAGAATATATACGGCTAGTAGGCGTGGATCCCGCCAAGAAGCAGCGCATGGTCGAAACCATCATTCAGCGTCCCTAACGGGGGATCCTCACCCTACTTCACCACTCCTTCAGAGTATTCAATCAGAGTATTCAACCAGATGCTTATTCCAGAACAAGCCAATGGGATCCTCTCGAGATCTGAATTTGTTTTTGGCCTGCTTTATGAAATTTAACAGTAACCACATCAAAGGCAAAAGCAGAGTCGACCTTAACCACCAAACCCGACCCAAAAGTGGCATGTTTCACCCGTGCCCCTCGATAAAGATTGCCAAATAGTTCTTTAGGCGCATTTGAAGGATCCGCCGTAGTGGTCATACTGGTTCTCCTGAATTAAATCTAAACTTATGATTGAGCTGATTCTAGCAAGTTGCCTCAATAATCTTGAGCCATTCTTCCCGTAATAGGACTTCGACAGAGAAAGGAAAAACTGTCAATCCATAAAACCACTTGCAATTCACAGGACTCCCCTGCATTGTAGCGCTGAGACAAGATGGCACAATGAGAGAATCCCTCGTTTGTCTTAAGGATTGAGCCGCTGCGCATGCTATTGCTCCGCATTTTCCTGGTTTTTCTGCTGGTGGTCGGCATGAGTTTGTCCACAGCCCCCGCCAATGCCCTGCTCAATGATGACCATTACGACGGCAACATTTTTGCCCTCTACGGCTCCAACGGCGGCATGATCCCCCCCCGCGTCTCCCTTAAGCAAGCCAAAGAGCAAGGGATCCCAGCCCTCCTCATCTACTACATCGACGACAGCAGCGACTGCAAAAAATACGCCGCTACCATCGCCAACCTGCAAGTCCGCTATGGCTTGGGTGTCTACTTCATTCCCTACTCCGTCGATTCCCTCTCGCCAGAGGATGAGCGGGGCCAATACTACACCGGCCAAGTCCCCCAAACCCTCCTTTTCGACCCGGAAGGGAACATCGCCTATCAATCTGTCGGCAACCGCCCCATCACCGAAGTGGAAAATGCCATTCGCGCCCTCTTTAAGTTGGATCCCGTCCCCCCAGGGGTGATCAAAGCCAAACCCTTTAACGAAATCCAAACCGGATTTGCCGGCTCCCGTTCTCCTGCAGCCCCAGCGTCCACCTCCACAGAGGCCCAACCGTGACAGCCCTTCCCAATCCAGATCCTTCCGATTCCCTCAATCATCTACAAGAAAAACTTCACACTCTACAAAACCGCCTCGCCGACCTGAGAGAACTGGAGCGCATCGCCCAACTCCCGCCCGAGCAATGGGCCGAAATTCAAGCGGAAGCCAGCCAACTGGAACAGCACATTCAAGCTTACCTACTAGAAGTGTTCAACCCCATCCCTGCTACCTTCTGGCAAGTAGTCCGCTTCGGCGGCCTTGGCCTTCTGATCGGCATTGCTCTCCAGCGCTGGGTGCTTAGTTAACCTGTCCCGTTCCCCGATACACCCTTTAAGATGAGAAGGCCCTCGGATCCCAGTCTTTTCCCCTATGCGACGACCCAGCCAGCTAACCCTCAACTTTGATACCTCTCGCTTCTTACCTCTGATTGGTTTGCTTTTGGTGGCACTGATCTTTCTACCCCGGTGTTTGCTAGTGGTGCAGCCCGGTTATGAAGCCGTCATATTTAACCGCTTCACAGGAGTGGAAATGTCTCCCCGCCGGGAAGGGATCCATCTGCTGATTCCAGTGATGCAGTTCCCCACCCTTTACGATGTGCGCACCCAAACCTACAACATGACCAGCCAAAGTGAAGAACATAGTGTCAAAGCGGATGATTCTTTGACAGCCCTCACTGCCGATGGTCAACGAGTCGATCTAGACGTATCTGTTCGCTATCGCCTGGATCCAGCGCGAGTTCCCGAAATTCATCAGAATGTGGGCCCCGGTTACCTGAACAAAATTATTCGCCCTGCCTCCCAAGCGGTGGTACGCAACGTCATCGCCCGTTATTCCGCCATTGGCGTTTACTCCGAACAACGGGCTGAAATCCAGGAACAAATTGCCGCCGAGCTATCCAGCTTAATGCAGGCAGAAGGATTGGTCTTGCAAAGCTTGCTCCTACGCAATGTGGAATTTTCCAAGGAATTTCAGTCTGCCATCGAAGCCAAACAAATCGCTGAACAAGAAAAACAAAGAGAAGTTTTCCGAGTAGAGCAAGCCGAGCTGATTAAACAACGGATGATCGTCAAAGCCAGCGGCGAAGCCCAAGCCATTACCCTGAAAGGCGAAGCGCTCCGCAACAATCCAAACGTCATTCAGCTAGAGTATGTCCGTAATCTGCCCGACGACATCAAAACCATCGTCAGCGAGCAAAATACTATTCTAAACTTTGGGGATTTTCTGAATAAATAGCCTGGGCTCCCAGTCGTAGCTCTCGCACCTTATGCCACTCTAAACAGATTCCTTCGGTGTCTCTACGTTTGTATCAGACGAATCAGATTTAGCGATACTGAATCGATTTTGCCGAATGGCTTGCATAACGGCCACTGTAAACAAATGCGAAAGTAACCCAACCGGCCCCGCAAACAAGCACAAAAGGAGCGAATGACTTGTCCAAACTTGCTTATCCCGTCCTTCCAGATAGATCCAACGACCCACAAACAAATCCATCACAATGTAGTGAACCCAGCCAGCAGCCATCACCTGCGGTCGGCCGAACAGTTGAGTTAAATCCGACAGAGAAAGCTGCGGATCCGAAAAGCCCTCCAAACTCGCCCCATCAAACCCTGTCACCAGTAGGTATAAGTACACTGCCGCCAACACCGCAATCGGCAACAATGGCTCCATCACCTTACGGGTTACCTTCCAACCCGGCAGCAGGATCATCAAAGCCCAAAACGGCAACGCAAACCAGTTGGCTCCGTTAAAGATCATCTCCAGCATGTTCGGCAACCCACAACCCTACCTGTTCATTATCGGCCCCCTCACCTGTTCAGATCCCACACCTGCACCGGATAATCAATAAAACGCCTCTCCCAGAATTCGTAATGCAACCTCTTCACCTTCCCGCACAAGATCCCGTCAATGTGCCAGATGTGAGCGGCTCAGGATACCCAGAACCCTTTCGCTCCCGTATGGGGGATCGCCTCAAGAAGCGGCTAGGAGAAGCCTGCGGCCTCACTCAATTTGGGGTCAACCTAGTTACCCTAGGGCCAGGCGGTCAATCGGCTTTACGCCATTGGCACACCCTTGAGGACGAGTTTGTCTATATTCTCTCTGGTGAGGTAACGCTTATTAGCAATGGGGGTCCACAAATCTTGAAAGCGGGCATGTGTGCTGGTTACCCTGCCGGGAAACGAGATGCCCATCACTTCATCAACCATTCCGATCAACCCGCTCAATATCTGGAAATAGGTAGCCGCATCCCTGGGGATACTGCTTTCTACCCCGATGACGATTTACTGTGGATAGAAACAGAAGCGGGCACAGTCGGAGCCCACAAAAATGGCGAGTTTTACCCCGATGAGTGCAATCGGATCCCTGAGAATTCACATGAGAATTCAATTCACAAAGGACAAATACTTGATTAAGCCTGTCAAGCCCACCAAGGTGATAGTGGCTCCTCTGCTACCATTCCTTTAATAGCAAAAGGGATTCCTCGAACCCGTACTGGGTATGCTGGATCTGCCACTTCCAACCCTAATCATGTGCAGATTCACAAGTCGTCACATCGCCTATCAAATTGCTCATGGGTTTTGGATTGGGGTACTGCTGTTTATCCTGCTAGGGATCCCGGCTTGGCCTCAATCGAACAGCATCAACAGAGAAAGCGAATCCGCATCGGTCGTGCTGGATGGGCAAGTGTTGTTTCAAGTACAGGCTTCCGGCCAATTCAATGCCCAGGAACGCGCCAACTTCATTAACCTTTTCTTAGAAGATGCCATCACAGCTTC contains:
- a CDS encoding ribulose bisphosphate carboxylase small subunit, with protein sequence MSYYIAPAFLKTVALHLVKNHLDLRHVRVPLILGIHGRKGEGKTFQCDLIFERMKVHAIHISGGELESPDAGDPARMIRLRYREAGEHIRKFGQLATLMINDLDAGAGRLNAMTQYTVNTQLVSATLMNIADNPTNVQLPGSYDAKPLPRVPIIVTGNDFSTLYAPLIRDGRMSKFYWDPSREDRINIVQGIFQSDGLSSGQIERLVDTFPEQAIDFFGALRSQIYDEQVWHFIQQVGLEGISFRLLKSKEGAPSFPPPQFSLEQLIQFGQQLKTQQQQVENRRLSEEYLGLKRPSAQEHSLPPSSLKTQPSPFNPSSVKQNLELPPEVESQIRQILAQGYEIQVEHVDKRRYRVNSWQSCGAAHLKEWPQTREVVEQCLSHFPGEYIRLVGVDPAKKQRMVETIIQRP
- a CDS encoding cupin domain-containing protein, which translates into the protein MQPLHLPAQDPVNVPDVSGSGYPEPFRSRMGDRLKKRLGEACGLTQFGVNLVTLGPGGQSALRHWHTLEDEFVYILSGEVTLISNGGPQILKAGMCAGYPAGKRDAHHFINHSDQPAQYLEIGSRIPGDTAFYPDDDLLWIETEAGTVGAHKNGEFYPDECNRIPENSHENSIHKGQILD
- a CDS encoding prohibitin family protein — translated: MRRPSQLTLNFDTSRFLPLIGLLLVALIFLPRCLLVVQPGYEAVIFNRFTGVEMSPRREGIHLLIPVMQFPTLYDVRTQTYNMTSQSEEHSVKADDSLTALTADGQRVDLDVSVRYRLDPARVPEIHQNVGPGYLNKIIRPASQAVVRNVIARYSAIGVYSEQRAEIQEQIAAELSSLMQAEGLVLQSLLLRNVEFSKEFQSAIEAKQIAEQEKQREVFRVEQAELIKQRMIVKASGEAQAITLKGEALRNNPNVIQLEYVRNLPDDIKTIVSEQNTILNFGDFLNK
- a CDS encoding ABA4-like family protein, translating into MLEMIFNGANWFALPFWALMILLPGWKVTRKVMEPLLPIAVLAAVYLYLLVTGFDGASLEGFSDPQLSLSDLTQLFGRPQVMAAGWVHYIVMDLFVGRWIYLEGRDKQVWTSHSLLLCLFAGPVGLLSHLFTVAVMQAIRQNRFSIAKSDSSDTNVETPKESV
- a CDS encoding thylakoid membrane photosystem I accumulation factor, which codes for MLLLRIFLVFLLVVGMSLSTAPANALLNDDHYDGNIFALYGSNGGMIPPRVSLKQAKEQGIPALLIYYIDDSSDCKKYAATIANLQVRYGLGVYFIPYSVDSLSPEDERGQYYTGQVPQTLLFDPEGNIAYQSVGNRPITEVENAIRALFKLDPVPPGVIKAKPFNEIQTGFAGSRSPAAPASTSTEAQP